The Pirellulales bacterium genome includes a window with the following:
- a CDS encoding Gfo/Idh/MocA family oxidoreductase: protein MAIPTVHAADSNTIQLALVGCGGRGSGAAVNALSSPVGPTKLVAMADVFPNKLQAAYDALHGAHEPQVDVPEERRFIGFDGYRSAMDCLKPGDVVILATPPAFRWVHFQYAIEKGLHVFMEKPVSVDGPSTRRMLALAEQSVDKNLKVGVGLMCRHCLARRELFDRIQIGEMGDLIMLRAYRMAGPTAHAFCGPKPADMSELLYQIQEFHAFLWASGGAYSDFLIHNIDECCWMKDAWPVEAQSCGGRHYRGDYVDQNFDSYSTEFTFADGTKLFLDGRTVEGCHDEFASYAHGTRGCAIISTAGHTPAKTRMFKGQNFDRGKLVWKYGPPEQNPYQLEWDHLFTAIREDKPYNEAKRGAEASLVTAMGRMSAHTGHVITFDQMLNCEHEFAPSVDRLTMDGPAPILADASGRYPVPQPGINKTREYA, encoded by the coding sequence ATGGCGATTCCCACCGTGCATGCGGCCGACAGCAACACGATCCAGCTGGCTCTGGTGGGCTGCGGTGGGCGTGGCTCGGGCGCGGCGGTCAATGCCCTCAGCTCGCCGGTCGGACCGACGAAGCTCGTGGCCATGGCCGACGTGTTCCCCAACAAGCTCCAGGCCGCTTACGACGCACTGCACGGGGCTCACGAGCCCCAGGTCGATGTGCCCGAGGAGCGGCGGTTCATCGGTTTCGACGGTTACCGTTCGGCGATGGACTGCTTGAAGCCGGGCGACGTAGTAATCTTGGCCACGCCGCCGGCCTTCCGCTGGGTGCACTTCCAGTATGCGATCGAAAAGGGGCTCCATGTGTTCATGGAAAAACCCGTCTCGGTCGATGGTCCGAGCACGCGGCGGATGTTGGCGCTGGCCGAACAATCGGTCGACAAGAACCTCAAGGTCGGCGTCGGCCTGATGTGCCGTCATTGCCTGGCGCGGCGAGAATTGTTCGATCGCATCCAGATCGGAGAGATGGGCGACCTGATCATGTTGCGGGCCTACCGCATGGCCGGTCCCACGGCACATGCCTTCTGTGGTCCGAAGCCTGCGGACATGAGCGAGTTGCTCTACCAGATCCAAGAATTCCATGCGTTCCTGTGGGCCAGCGGCGGCGCTTATAGCGACTTCCTGATCCACAACATCGACGAATGCTGCTGGATGAAGGATGCCTGGCCGGTGGAGGCCCAATCGTGCGGCGGCCGTCACTATCGCGGCGACTACGTCGATCAGAATTTCGACTCGTACAGCACCGAATTCACCTTTGCCGACGGGACCAAGCTGTTCCTCGACGGCCGCACGGTCGAAGGGTGCCACGACGAGTTCGCCAGCTATGCCCACGGCACCCGGGGCTGCGCGATCATCTCGACCGCCGGCCACACGCCGGCCAAGACCCGGATGTTCAAGGGCCAGAATTTCGATCGCGGCAAGCTCGTCTGGAAGTACGGGCCGCCGGAACAGAATCCCTATCAATTGGAATGGGACCACCTGTTCACGGCGATTCGCGAAGACAAGCCCTACAACGAGGCGAAGCGCGGCGCCGAAGCGAGCCTGGTCACGGCGATGGGCCGGATGTCGGCTCACACCGGTCATGTGATCACGTTCGACCAGATGCTCAATTGCGAGCACGAATTCGCCCCGAGCGTCGATCGTCTGACGATGGACGGCCCGGCGCCGATTCTGGCCGACGCCTCGGGCCGGTATCCCGTGCCGCAACCGGGCATCAACAAGACGCGCGAATACGCCTGA